From Carya illinoinensis cultivar Pawnee chromosome 5, C.illinoinensisPawnee_v1, whole genome shotgun sequence, one genomic window encodes:
- the LOC122309173 gene encoding FCS-Like Zinc finger 6-like codes for MLLGKRQRHPVKRTTSMTEMTFDLNMTGVGAAVGAQSDPQNPFNLQRQPGHDGLDHQRFLAATVSPRNLRRNSAEFVETTSAHFLRSCSLCKRRLVPGRDIYMYRGDSAFCSLECRQQQMNQDERMENCSLASKKDAAAPSTPARPQVISTKGETVTAL; via the exons ATGTTGCTGGGAAAGAGGCAACGCCACCCTGTGAAAAGGACGACGAGCATGACGGAGATGACCTTTGATCTAAACATGACCGGCGTCGGCGCTGCTGTTGGTGCACAGTCCGATCCTCAGAACCCCTTCAATCTCCAGAGACAGCCCGGTCATGATGGGCTAGATCACCAGCGGTTCCTGGCGGCCACAGTCTCACCCAGAAACTTGAGGCGCAATTCGGCCGAGTTTGTCGAGACCACCTCGGCTCACTTCTTAAGGTCTTGCTCCCTCTGCAAGCGCCGCTTGGTCCCTGGTCGCGACATCTATATGTATAG GGGTGACAGTGCTTTCTGCAGTCTAGAGTGCAGGCAGCAACAGATGAACCAAGACGAGAGAATGGAAAATTGTTCATTGGCTTCCAAGAAAGATGCGGCAGCGCCGTCCACTCCCGCACGTCCCCAAGTGATCTCCACCAAAGGCGAGACCGTCACCGCTTTGTAG